The following are from one region of the Nicotiana tomentosiformis chromosome 7, ASM39032v3, whole genome shotgun sequence genome:
- the LOC104112082 gene encoding LOW QUALITY PROTEIN: eukaryotic translation initiation factor 3 subunit A-like (The sequence of the model RefSeq protein was modified relative to this genomic sequence to represent the inferred CDS: inserted 1 base in 1 codon; deleted 1 base in 1 codon) has translation MATFAKPENALKRAEELITVGQKQEALQALHDLITSRRYRAWQKTLERIMFKYVELCVDMRRGRFAKDGLIQYRIVCQQVNINSLEEVIKHFMHLATERAELARNQAQALEEALDVEDLEADKRPEDLMLSYVSGEKGKDRSDRELVTPWFKFLWETYRTVLEILRNNSRLEALYAMTAHRAFQFCKQYKRTTEFRRLCEIIRNHLANLNKYRDQRDRPDLSAPESLQLYLDTRFEQLKVATELGLWQEAFRSIEDIYGLMCMVKKTPKASLMVVYYGKLTEIFWMSSNHLYHAYAWLKLFSLQKSFNKNLSQKDLQLIASSVVLAALSVPPYDQLYGASHLELENEKERSLRVANLIGFEVEPKAENRVALSRSSLLSELVSKGVMSCVTQEVKDLYHLLENEFLPLDLALKVQPVLSKISKLGGKLSSVSSVPEVQLSQYVPALEKLATLRLLQQVSQVYQTIQIDNISKMIPFFDFTVIEKISVDAVRRNFLAIKVDHMKGLSSLVNRVLRRKDSGIICLFXAESLSNARTMICPPAKKTAKLGEALSNLAEIVEKEHKRLLARKSIIEKRKEEQERLLLEMERVEETKRRELQKMTEEAEQKRIAAEYEQRRNQRILKEIEDRELEEAQALLHEAEKRSKRKKKPVLEGEKMTKQVIMELALNEQLRERQEMEKKLLKFAKTMDHLERAKREEAAPLIESAFKQRLAEEAALHEREQQQEIELSRQRHAGDLEEKRRLGRMLENKRILQEKVVSSREAEFTRMKWERQERISQIIQSRKQEREARRKMIFFLRSEEERQKRLQEEEEARKREEAERRKKEEAERQAKLDEIAEKQRRRMLELEEKEKREREEILRKSTAVLPKRAEPPTLGRPAELGGAAPIPAAAATAPTPGPGKYVPRHLRAKMDGAGQAPPPETDKWGGGSKPDDRPSWRDERKPSSFGSGSRTSWPASRQ, from the exons ATGGCGACTTTTGCCAAACCTGAGAATGCTTTGAAGCGTGCTGAAG AGTTGATTACTGTTGGACAAAAGCAAGAAGCGCTGCAAGCACTTCATGATCTTATTACTTCAAGGAGGTATAGAGCATGGCAAAAAACTCTTGAAAGGATAATGTTCAAGTATGTAGAGCTATGTGTTGACATGAGAAGGGGGAGGTTTGCCAAGGATGGCCTAATTCAATATCGTATAGTCTGTCAACAAGTGAACATTAACTCCTTAGAGGAGGTGATAAAGCATTTCATGCATTTAGCTACTGAGCGAGCTGAACTGGCTCGCAATCAAGCACAGGCGCTGGAGGAAGCTCTGGATGTGGAGGACTTGGAAGCTGATAAAAGGCCTGAAGATCTTATGTTGAGTTATGTTAGTGGGGAGAAAGGAAAAGATAGATCTGATCGCGAGCTTGTCACTCCCTGGTTTAAGTTTTTGTGGGAGACATATAGAACTGTTCTGGAGATCTTGCGTAACAACTCAAGATTGGAGGCTCTGTATGCT ATGACAGCACACCGAGCCTTTCAGTTCTGTAAGCAGTACAAACGTACAACAGAATTTCGTCGTCTTTGTGAAATCATCCGAAATCATTTGGCAAATCTCAACAAGTATAGAGATCAGAGGGACCGGCCCGATCTGTCTGCTCCAGAGAGCCTGCAATTGTATCTAGACACTAGATTTGAACAACTGAAAGTTGCTACCGAACTGGGTCTTTGGCAG GAAGCTTTCCGTTCCATAGAAGACATATATGGATTGATGTGCATGGTTAAGAAAACCCCCAAGGCGTCATTGATGGTTGTTTACTATGGGAAGCTTACTGAGATATTTTGGATGTCATCAAATCATCTTTATCATGCTTATGCATGGCTCAAGCTTTTTTCTCTTCAGAAGagttttaataaaaatttaagcCAGAAGGATTTGCAGTTAATAGCATCGTCTGTTGTCCTAGCTGCACTTTCAGTGCCTCCTTATGATCAGTTGTATGGTGCATCTCATCTTGAGCTTGAAAATGAGAAGGAGAGGAGTTTGAGGGTGGCCAATCTAATAGGTTTCGAAGTCGAACCCAAAGCTGAAAACAGAGTAGCG CTCTCCCGATCATCACTTCTTTCAGAGTTG GTGTCCAAAGGTGTGATGTCCTGTGTCACCCAAGAAGTGAAAGATCTTTATCATCTGTTAGAaaatgagtttcttcctttggatCTGGCACTGAAGGTGCAGCCCGTATTGAGCAAAATATCAAAGCTTGGCGGTAAGCTGTCTTCAGTTTCCTCAGTTCCTGAAGTACAACTGTCTCAGTATGTTCCTGCCTTGGAAAAACTTGCTACTCTGAGGTTGCTCCAGCAG GTCTCTCAGGTGTATCAGACAATTCAGATTGATAACATATCTAAGATGATCCCATTCTTTGACTTCACTGTTATTGAGAAGATATCAGTTGATGCGGTTAGACGTAATTTTCTAGCTATCAAAGTTGATCACATGAAGGGC CTGTCTTCTTTGGTAAACAG AGTATTGAGGCGGAAGGACTCCGGGATCATCTGTCTCT TGGCTGAATCCCTTAGCAACGCAAGGACAATGATTTGTCCCCCAGCAAAGAAGACTGCCAAGCTTGGGGAAGCACTGTCTAATTTAGCGGAGATAGTGGAGAAGGAGCACAAGAGACTTCTTGCCCGGAAGTCCATTATTGAGAAGCGCAAAGAGGAGCAAGAGCGTTTACTCTTAGAAATG GAACGAGTGGAGGAAACTAAGAGGCGAGAGCTACAAAAGATGACTGAAGAGGCTGAGCAAAAGCGCATTGCTGCCGAGTATGAGCAAAGAAGGAACCAACGAATTTTGAAGGAGATAGAGGACCGAGAACTTGAAGAGGCCCAAGCTTTGCTGCACGAAGCTGAAAAGCGCAGCAAGAGGAAGAAGAAGCCAGTCCTAGAGGGA GAAAAGATGACCAAACAGGTGATCATGGAATTGGCGCTGAATGAGCAACTGAGAGAGAGGCAAGAAATGGAAAAGAAGTTGCTCAAATTTGCTAAAACTATGGATCATCTGGAGAGAGCTAAGAGAGAAGAAGCTGCACCTCTTATTGAATCTGCATTTAAACAACGTTTAGCTGAAGAGGCAGCTCTTCATGAACGCGAGCAGCAG CAAGAGATTGAGCTGAGCAGACAACGACATGCTGGAGACTTGGAAGAGAAAAGGAGGCTGGGACGCATGTTGGAGAACAAG AGAATTTTGCAAGAAAAAGTTGTCAGTAGCCGAGAAGCTGAATTCACTAGAATGAAATGGGAGAGACAGGAAAGGATCAGCCAGATAATTCAATCAAGGAAGCAGGAGAGGGAAGCTAGGAGGAAAATGATATTCTTCCTGCGATCTGAGGAGGAGCGACAAAAGAGGTTGCAGGAGGAGGAGGAAGCCCGCAAACGTGAAG AGGCAGAGAGACGGAAGAAAGAGGAAGCTGAGCGGCAAGCCAAGTTAGATGAGATTGCAGAAAAGCAGAGGCGACGAATGCTAGAACTTGAAGAGAAAGAAAAACGGGAGAGAGAAGAGATCTTGCGTAAGTCCACTGCTGTGCTGCCAAAGCGTGCTGAGCCTCCAACCTTGGGGCGTCCCGCAGAACTTGGTGGAGCTGCTCCAATTCCTGCTGCAGCAGCTACTGCACCTACTCCTGGCCCTGGGAAATATGTTCCTAGGCACTTACGAGCGAAAATGGATGGTGCAGGCCAGGCTCCACCTCCTGAAACTGACAAGTGGGGCGGTGGAAGTAAGCCAGATGATCGACCATCATGGCGCGATGAACGAAAGCCGTCTTCATTTGGTAGTGGCTCGAGGACCAGTTGGCCGGCTTCTAGGCAGTGA
- the LOC104112083 gene encoding CRM-domain containing factor CFM9, mitochondrial-like: MFVSRYIQRRSLQNAILRRYDMVNMISSGENTRVKNVEVPIFTATSNVWNCSGGVRWMSGKSMRSRVAMRMQNESSKTLREIRRSKKLKLKLMTDEERLIYNLRRAKKKVALLLQKLKKYELPELPSPRHDPELLTPEQLQAYKKIGFRNKNYVPVGVRGVFGGVVQNMHLHWKFHETVQVCCDNFPKEKIKEMASMLARLSGGIVLNIHNVKTIIMFRGRNYRQPKNLIPINTLTKRKALFKARFEQALESQKLNIKKIEQELRRKGINPDDPAARASIQRVASTFFNAIDKKEGSPYVFQEDIGTKLGLSSSIDQTHSTAEDSDQEELDRFIAQIEQAADDEWAAEEEAEKDEVGKMRYWNKEDIGSRFRRSGMMGSDESDDESGGRNSGWNKTYGRKIADDDGHDDVSEDDNELDNNDDRRGRSNYADSGMYKAPDRHPKYETEKWQRGKSNRPISEGGSSRNFDPYLKGKIGTEGSGSDMLSDFEEAMWNSDDEGGQHSMLPSEYRSSSDEGEDYDKVATLGSSAEDAPGSRASRGVTNSFRTSSQEQMKKNEGTSESKTKVKSSKDLDETWDSD; this comes from the exons ATGTTCGTTTCCAGATACATTCAACGGCGCTCCTTGCA gAATGCGATTCTGCGGAGATACGATATGGTGAATATGATTTCAAGCGGTGAAAATACGAGGGTAAAAAATGTGGAAGTTCCTATATTTACTGCAACGAGTAATGTGTGGAATTGCAGTGGTGGAGTGCGGTGGATGTCGGGGAAGAGCATGAGGAGCAGAGTAGCAATGAGAATGCAGAATGAGTCAAGCAAAACCCTAAGGGAGATACGGAGGTCAAAGAAGTTGAAATTGAAGCTAATGACTGATGAAGAACGGTTAATTTATAATCTCCGAAGAGCAAAGAAAAAAGTTGCTTTGCTACTTCAGAAGCTGAAGAAATATGAGCTACCAGAGTTGCCATCTCCACGGCATGATCCTGAGCTTCTGACTCCTGAGCAACTGCAAGCGTATAAGAAGATTGGTTTCAGGAATAAAAATTATGTTCCTGTTGGTGTTCGTGGAGTCTTCGGAGGAGTTGTTCAAAATATGCATCTCCACTGGAAGTTCCATGAGACTGTGCAAGTTTGTTGTGATAACTTCCCTaaggaaaaaataaaagagaTGGCCTCAATGCTGGCTCGACTAAGTGGTGGTATTGTGCTTAACATACACAATGTAAAAACCATTATTATGTTTCGCGGCAGAAACTACCGCCAGCCAAAGAATTTAATACCTATCAACACACTTACAAAAAGGAAG GCATTATTTAAAGCCCGATTCGAACAAGCACTAGAATCACAGAAATTAAACATAAAGAAAATAGAACAAGAGCTCCGGAGGAAGGGGATAAATCCTGATGATCCAGCAGCCAGGGCCAGTATCCAGCGAGTAGCATCCACATTCTTCAATGCCATTGATAAGAAAGAAGGAAGCCCATATGTCTTTCAGGAGGATATTGGTACTAAGTTGGGTCTCAGCAGTAGTATAGACCAAACACATTCAACAGCTGAAGACAGTGACCAGGAAGAACTTGACCGTTTTATTGCTCAGATAGAACAGGCAGCTGATGACGAATGGGCAGCTGAGGAAGAAGCAGAGAAAGACGAAGTAGGGAAGATGAGATATTGGAACAAAGAAGATATAGGTAGTCGATTCAGAAGATCTGGAATGATGGGAAGTGATGAATCAGATGATGAGTCAGGAGGGAGGAATAGTGGCTGGAATAAGACATACGGAAGGAAGATAGCTGATGACGATGGACATGATGATGTATCTGAAGATGACAATGAATTGGACAACAATGATGACCGACGTGGTAGAAGCAATTACGCTGATTCCGGCATGTACAAGGCTCCTGACAGGCATCCTAAGTATGAAACGGAGAAATGGCAGAGAGGTAAGAGCAATAGACCTATAAGTGAGGGAGGTTCAAGCAGAAATTTTGATCCTTATTTAAAGGGAAAGATTGGTACAGAAGGTTCTGGTTCAGACATGTTAAGTGACTTTGAGGAAGCCATGTGGAATTCAGATGATGAGGGAGGGCAGCACTCAATGCTACCAAGTGAGTATAGaagtagtagtgacgagggggAGGATTATGATAAGGTAGCAACATTGGGATCAAGTGCAGAGGATGCACCTGGTTCGAGGGCATCAAGAGGGGTAACTAATAGCTTTAGGACAAGTAGTCAAGAGCAAATGAAGAAAAATGAGGGTACTTCCGAGAGCAAGACAAAGGTGAAAAGCTCAAAGGACTTGGATGAAACTTGGGACAGCGACTGA